In a genomic window of Arthrobacter woluwensis:
- a CDS encoding GNAT family N-acetyltransferase produces MATTTMQEWASGLYTGELTVLRGMLPEDLPELTGWWNDPGLAVLQRYTTSPLPTEDITELFQQWSKNDTMKAAGFSIIAQSGEMSQGGELVGHVTAWGMNPRVRTATLAIMIGPRYQGQGFGGDALRVMLRVVFEEMAAHKAALDTWSFNDRALRLYRSLGFVEEGRERDAVFHRGEFHDKVHLGMLESEYRERYRG; encoded by the coding sequence ATGGCGACGACGACGATGCAGGAATGGGCGAGCGGGCTCTACACGGGCGAACTGACGGTGCTGCGGGGCATGCTTCCCGAGGATCTCCCGGAGCTCACGGGCTGGTGGAACGATCCCGGGCTCGCCGTGCTCCAGCGCTACACGACCTCGCCGCTTCCCACCGAGGACATCACCGAGCTGTTCCAGCAGTGGAGCAAGAACGACACGATGAAGGCCGCGGGGTTCAGCATCATCGCTCAAAGCGGCGAGATGTCCCAGGGTGGCGAGCTGGTGGGGCACGTGACCGCCTGGGGCATGAACCCGCGCGTCCGGACGGCGACGCTCGCCATTATGATCGGCCCCCGGTATCAGGGGCAGGGTTTCGGCGGGGACGCCCTGCGCGTCATGCTGCGGGTGGTCTTCGAGGAGATGGCCGCCCACAAGGCCGCCCTGGACACCTGGTCCTTCAACGACCGCGCCCTGCGGCTGTACCGTTCGCTCGGTTTCGTGGAGGAGGGCCGGGAGCGGGACGCCGTGTTCCACCGCGGCGAGTTCCACGACAAGGTGCATCTCGGCATGCTCGAGTCCGAATACCGCGAGCGGTACCGCGGCTAG